GTTTGCAAGTGTGACTGTGGCGGCCCAGAGAAGTGTCAGAAGTTCCTCGACATGGACGTCGGTTCCCGTTGGTCAGTGGTTAAGGAGCAGAAGCTGTGTAGGAAGTGTTTACGGAAACATTTCGGCGCCTGTCAAGTGAAGACACCGTGCGGGAGGAATGGCTGCACATTCATGCATGATAGACTTCTACACGACGACAAGCGGTACAGTAAGCCCACGACGGCAACTGAGTCCGCGAAGCCGACGATCGAAATGACAACGACGCAGAGTTGCAATACGCATACGAAAAGGGCTAGAAAGGTTCTATTCCGGTACGTGCCGGTGACTATCTACGGCAAGGGGAAGCAAGTGTCTACGTACGCGTTCCTCGACGATGGATCGTCGTCAACATTGATGGAGCATAGTTTGCTAAAGGAGCTAGGCCTTAAAGGAACGCCATACCCATTGTGTCTCGATTGGACGGGCGGTCACAAGCGACATGAAAATGAGTCGGTTATGCTAGCACTTAAGATTTCTGGCGTGTCCGACATGAACGACGTTTTCGAGCTTTCGGAAGTTCATACAGTCCGAGATCTCTCTCCCGAAGCAGTCGGTGTCAATATCTCAATTAGCGACTAAGTACAGTTACCTCGAAGGATTGCCATTAATATCCTATGACAGTATCTCCCCACGAATCCTCATAGGTATGGATAACTGTCGGCTTGGGCATGCGTCGAGAAGCATAGAAGGAAGCGAGAATGAACCGGTGGCCTCAAAAACTCGCCTGGGATGGATGGTATATGGTCCCTGTTCTATAGAGTCTGGAACAATAATCTCCAGCTACAGCGGCCATCACAGTTTCCACATCTGTGCCTGCGTCAATGAGGAAGACAAGGATCTGAATGCAGCCATGAAGGAGTATTTTTCGATCGAGTCGCTGGGTGTCTCTGCTGCATCTAAATCACTACCATCAAAAGATGAGGAGCGTGCTATGCAAATTTTGTCAACTGAAACTCGCTTGATAGGAAATCGATACGAGACCGGCTTATTGTGGCGATACGACCAAATTATATTACCCTGCAACAGAGGGATGGCTATGAATCGACTGGCATGTCTGCAGAAGCGTTTACGGAAAGATCCAGAATTGGCTGTAGCAATGCAAGCAAAGATGTCCGAATACGAAGAGAAGGGGTACATTCGTCGGCTTTCGGCAGCGGAGAAAACAGAGAAGCACCCTAACGATTGGTACCTTCCGATTTTCCCAGTTACAAACCCTAACAAACCTGGAAAGTTTCGGATTGTCTTCGATGCAGCGGCGAAAGTCAACGGTGTTTCGCTAAATTCTTTTCTCCTTACGGGACCTGATCAGTTGGTATCGTTGCTCACCGTTCTGTACAAATTCCGCGAGTTTCGTGTCGCTATTGTAGGGGACATCCGGGAAATATTTTTCCAAGTCCAGATGAAGAAACAGGACCAGCGAAGTCAGATGATTCTGACTTCTGACGTATAAATGGAGAACCAGAAATTGAACCCGAAATGTACGCGGTGGTGGTTATGACATTCGGAGCGGCGTGCTTCCTGAGCTGTGCACATTACGTGAAGAATCTGAATGGCAAAAGATTCGAAAAGCAGTAtccaagagctgtcgaatgCATCAAATACGAACATTACGTCGACGACATGCTAGCGAGTGTTGAAACCGAACAAGAAGCAGTGAAGCTTGCTAAGGAAGTACGATTCATACATTCTCAGGGAGGCTTCGAAATTCGCAACTGGCTATCCAACTCCAGTGCCGTCGTCGAAAACTTGCACGAGAATCACACGAAGGAGAAGAACATGAGTTTTTCCGCAGAGATGGCCACAGAAAAGGTGCTTGGAATGTGGTGGGATACCACAACTGATACGTTCACATTCAAGTTGTCACCTAAGCACGATGTGGAGCTACTCTCTGGTGCCAGAATACCTACAAAACGTGAAGTTCTGAGGACGTTGATGGCAATATATGATCCGATGGGACTCATCGCCAATTTTCTCATCTACTTAAAGATCCTGCTGCAGGAAATTTGGCGCTCCGGGTGCGGTTGGGACGACGAGATCAGTGGCAAGCTAGTCGAGAAATGGACCACATGGATCGAAGCGCTGCCGAATGTTCGTCAAGTCAGCATCCCTCGTTGCTACCGAGTTATAACGTCCGCCGCGTCGACGAATAGGGTAGAATTGCACATATTCTGTGATGCTAGCGAGAATGGAATAGCTGCCGTATCATACTTCAGGTTCGAAGAAGAGGGTACAGTGGAATGTGCCCTTATTGGATCAAAAACACGTGTGGCTCCTTTGAAGTTTCTCTCGATCCCTCGCCTTGAACTTCAGGCGGCTGTAATTGGGGCTCGATTTGCTGATTGTATAACCAAGTCGCACCGTATGGAGATTTCTCGCCGTGTATTCTGGACCGACTCCGTGACGTGATATGCTGGTTACGTGCAGATCGCGGACGCTTCAGCCAATTCGTGGCTTTCAGGGTCAGCGAGCTTCTCGATACAACGTAGGTGAAAGAGTGGAGATAGCTTCCAATCCAACTAAAGCAAATGTAGCGGACGAGGGACGAAATGGCAAAGGATGCCGAACCTTCAGCCTAGCAGTCGTTGGTTCCATGGACCGGACTTTCTGCGGCAGCCTGAGAATGAATGGCCTGGTTATAGTGGAGATCAAGGTGCAACCGTAGAGGAGCTTCGTTCAAATATTCTTCACCACACAGTAACAAAACCACTGGTAAATTTCGAACGCTTTTCAAAATGGAAACGGCTACTTAGGTCGGTTGCGTATGTTCATCGCTTCGTATCGAATCTTCGTAAGCGCGCCAGGAAGACTTCCATCGAGCTCGGCCCACTAACGCAGGAAGAGCTGAAGCTAGCAGAGAACATTATTTACCGGTCAGTTCAACAGCAGGCCTATCCAGGTGAAATCCAGGTGCTGCGCAACGGTTCAACAGAACACTCATGGGAGCGCACATTACCGAGAAACAGCCCGCTGCACAAACTGAATCCGATCATCGATGAGCACGGTGTCTTGCGAATGCGAGGACGTATAAATGCCTGCGATTGGGTTGATGAAGCCACCAAAAACCCGATCTTGCTTCCGAGGAAAAACTACGTGACTCAGTTGGTGATCGCCGACTATCACGCAACttacagacatcaaaatcaccATACAGCGTTGAATCAGATCCGATTAAAGTATTACATATCCCGTCTCAGATCAGAGTTTGATCAAGTCCGTAGAAGATGCCAACGATGCAAGATTTTTAAAGCAAATCCACAGCCACCAGCAATGGGAAACCTTCCGTCTGCCCGGTTGGCAGCCTTCCAGCGACCATTCTCTTACACTGGAGTCGACTATTTTGGGCCGATGTTAGTGCTAGTTGGCAGACGAACTGAGAAAAGATGGGGAGTCCTGCTTACCTGCATGACGACCAGAGGTGTGCACATCGAAATCGCACATTCGTTGTCGACCGATTCGTGTATCTTAGCTCTACGTAACTTCATAGCAAGAAGAGGACCGCCGCTGGAATTCATAAGCGACCGAGGTGCGAAGTTCATAGGAGCTGTCCGGGAGCTGCGCGAAGCCCTCAAGCATGTCGACGAGGAGAAACTTAAGATAGAGTTCGTCAGTCCTGTCACCAAGTGGACCTTCAATCCACCAGCCGCCCCGCACTTTGGCGGCTGTTGGGAGCGTTTGATCCAGTCTGTCAAGCGCACCATGAAAGATTTCGACCTTCCGCGTTTGCCATCGGATGAGATTCTTCGCTCCACACTGATGGAGATAGAGATGATTCTGAATTCAAGACCGCTTACTGACATACCATTAGATACCGACACGGAACCCCTCTAACACCAAATCACTTCCTGTTAGGGTCTGCTGATGGGACTAATCCCCCGATCATTTTCGATAACAAACCTTCTGTACTAAAGCAATCGTGGAAGATGGCCCAGCTGTACGCCGATAACTTCTGGAAGAAATGGGTGGTCGAATATTTGCCCACATTGACGCGTAGGACAAAATGGTTCCAGCCCATCAAACCCATCCAAAAGGGTGATCTAGCGTTGATTGTAGATGcgaaacttccgaggaattgtTGGCCACGAGGACGAGTGATCGAAGCGATCCAAGCCGAAGACGGACAGGTCCGTCGTGTAACCGTGCAAACAGGAACTGGACTGATGGAAAGGCCAGCGGTCAAGGTTGCTGtattacccaagcagcacaaattgtttcacttctgaaaatttcactgtgttgcaaccattcggaaagaaacaatctttgcgtatgtgccatcaaatataactatcTTGCAagctaaaaagcgcaagaggtggagcctacggaaacatccttcgattacagtaaaattgcaataatgttgcaaaatactacagcagaaaaaaataaaataaaactataaaactggattcgatttatggatcttgtgattgatagtccttcactctgccacagcaccattcaacacttcgaagggactgcatgttgactcgcAATAAAAactatacgattatgaagttttgttctcaggtttcctgttacttgattgcaccatcacaggaaaaaaggtgagttgtcaaaacgttgaacgatgctaaattaaacatgaagacacattcaacttatctgcaacttgatttaaacaaacaattaaattttgaaagacgcattgaa
The nucleotide sequence above comes from Armigeres subalbatus isolate Guangzhou_Male chromosome 3, GZ_Asu_2, whole genome shotgun sequence. Encoded proteins:
- the LOC134221460 gene encoding uncharacterized protein LOC134221460, encoding MPNLQPSSRWFHGPDFLRQPENEWPGYSGDQGATVEELRSNILHHTVTKPLVNFERFSKWKRLLRSVAYVHRFVSNLRKRARKTSIELGPLTQEELKLAENIIYRSVQQQAYPGEIQVLRNGSTEHSWERTLPRNSPLHKLNPIIDEHGVLRMRGRINACDWVDEATKNPILLPRKNYVTQLVIADYHATYRHQNHHTALNQIRLKYYISRLRSEFDQVRRRCQRCKIFKANPQPPAMGNLPSARLAAFQRPFSYTGVDYFGPMLVLVGRRTEKRWGVLLTCMTTRGVHIEIAHSLSTDSCILALRNFIARRGPPLEFISDRGAKFIGAVRELREALKHVDEEKLKIEFVSPVTKWTFNPPAAPHFGGCWERLIQSVKRTMKDFDLPRLPSDEILRSTLMEIEMILNSRPLTDIPLDTDTEPL